GACCTTGCCCCTTGCGGCCGGATTTCTGCAGCAACCGGCCGGTATCATCGAACAGCAGCAGCGCCTGGTCGCCACGATTGGCGATGAGCACGCGACCACCCGGCAGGCGTGTGGCGCCGACCACATCGGAGAGCAGTGCGCTTTCCGCGTCGTCGTCTCCGATACGAATGGTGGGTGCTGCCGCGACCCTGATGGTTTGCGCCGCACTCGTGCGGGGGGTCGTCGACACGATGAACCCGGACAATACCGTCAGGGCGACAAACCGCCACACGACCGGCAATACGGATGGTGACTCGCACTGCGACAGGAGCGGCAACACGAACGGCAATGACCGCATGAACTTCCTCGCAGAACACGGTGCGCCGCGGCCGACGCGCCGCTGGATCCCCGGGACATCAGGCTGGGGCCAACAGTGCGGCGCGTTCCGCGGACTGCATAGATGCGATGGATTAGCGGAGCATTACAATACGGGTCGTGGGTTCTGGGTGGTGGGTTTGGAGACGAACAACCAGGTAACGGATCGCGTGTCACGTGACCCGGAACTCGGCCGTTCACCCCCAAACTCCAAACGCAAAACCCGCGACTGCCGTCAGACTATCCCCGCCACCCGCCCCGCGTCCTTGAAGGCCGCGACCACGGCGTCGAGATCGTCGCGGGTGTGCGCGGCACTCACCTGACAGCGCACGCGCGCCTGCCCCTGCGGCACGACGGGAAACCCGAACCCCGTCACGAACACGCCGCGTTCGAGCAGCAGGTCGCTCATGCGGATGGCGAGCGCCGTCTCGCCCACGATGATTGGCACGATGGGCGTTTCACCCGGCAGCGGCGCGAAACCGGCTTCCTGGATGGCGGCGCGGAAGTAACGCGTGTTTTCGTGCAGGCGCGTCACCCGTTCCGGATGTGCCTCGGTGTACTGCACCGCGGCGAGCGCGCTGGCGGCTACGGTGGGCGGCAGCGCGTTCGAGAACAACTGGGGCCGGGAGCGTTGTGTCATGATGTCGCAGAGCGACGCTGGGCCGGCGATGAACCCACCGGCCGCACCGCCCAGCGCCTTGCCCAGGGTGGAGGTGATGATGTCCACCTCACCGATCACGCCGAAGTGTTCGGCCGTCCCGCGACCCGTCTTGCCGAGGACGCCCGTGGCGTGGGAATCGTCCATGACCACGATGGCGCCTTCGTCGCGCGCGATCTGCAGGATCTCGGGCAGCTTGGCGATGGAGCCTTCCATGGAGAAGACGCCGTCGGTCCAGATGATCTTGCGTTTGGCGCCGGCGTTGGCGCGCAGCTTCTCCCGGAGATCGTCCATGTCGGCGTGTTTGTAGACCGCCGTGGTGCACTTGGTGATCGCCTTGGCCAGCCGCACCGAATCGATGATCGAGGCGTGGTTGAGGGCGTCGGAGATGACGAAGTCGCCTTCCCGCGCGATGGTGGGGGTGAGCGCCTCGTTGGCGTTCCAGGCCGACACGTAGCTCAGGCTGGCGTCGGTGCCCACGAAACGGGCGAGCGCGGCCTCGAGTTCCCGGTGCACGGTGAAGGTGCCGCAGATGAAGCGCACGCTGGCCGTGCCGGCGCCGAAGTGATGGAGCGCATCGATGCCGGCCTGCACCACCGCGGGTTCGTTGGCGAGCCCGAGGTAGTTGTTGGAGGAGAGGACGATGACCTCACCGCGCCCTTCCATGCGGACGCGGGCGCCCTGGGGGCCTTCCAGGTGATTGAGGCGTTTGTAGGTGCCGGCGGCCGTGAGGGCGTCGAGTTCGGCCTGGAGTTCGCGTGAAAGTTCGGACATCAATCGAGGGGCATCAGTCGATGGTGAAAATGATCTTGCCGGCTTCGCCGCTCTTGATGAGATGCATGGCTTCGTCGACGGCTTCGAGCGGCAGGCGGTGCGTGATGACCGGCGTGGGGTCGAAGATGCCGGCGCGGATGAACCGGGACATCTGATGCCAGGTGTCGTACATGCGCCGGCCGACCACGCCGTAGATCGTCAGGCCCTTGAAGATGATCTCGGTGGCAAAATCGATGTCGATGGACCGGGACGGAATGCCGAGCATGTTGACGCGACCGGCGGGGCGGGCGAGGGCAAACGCCTGGTGCACGGCGCTGGGCACTCCGGACATCTCGAGGACGACGTCGGCGCCGTGACCGTCGGACGCCGCCATGACGGCGTCACGTGCCTGATCGGGGTGGACGGCATCGTGTGCGCCCATGGTGCGCGCCAGTTCGAGGCGGCGCGGGTTCACGTCGGTGGCGATGATGCGCGCCGCGCCGGCCGCTTTGCAGATCCCCACGGCGAACGCGCCGATCGGACCACAGCCGGTGATCAGCACCACCGCGCCGGGAATCTCGGCCGTGAGCGCGGTGTGGAAGGCGTTGCCCATCGGATCGTGGATGCCACCGATGTCGTAGCTGATCGCGTCATCGAGGTGCCAGACGTTGGTGGCCGGCATCGCGATGAACTCGGCGAAACAGCCGTCACGATCGACCCCGATGATGCGGGTGGACGGATCGGCATGGGCGTTCCCGGTGCGACTGAAGAGGGAGCGTTCGTCGACGATGTGTCCCTCGGCTGTGACCCGGTCACCGACCTTCACGGTCTCGACGAAACTGCCGACGGCGACGACATCCCCGGCAAATTCGTGTCCGACGACGAATGGCGGTTTGCAGCGACCGGCCGCCCAGGCGTCCCATTCGTAGATATGGACATCGGTGCCGCAGACACCCGCACGCCGCACCCGGATGAGGACTTCGTCATCGCGGATCGTCGGAACGGGCACGTCCGTGAGAGTGAGACCGCGACCGGCCGTCTGCTTCACGAGCGCTTTCATGGTGCTCCAAGAGAAAGGCCGGCCGCGGCCGGCGCAGTAGTGAGACGTGCATTGAGTAGGCGAAAGGTCGCATGCGTGGAGGGCGCGTGGAAGGCGGACGAAGGAGTCCGGCGACCTTGTTGCCTTTAGTAATCGCGCGCGTTCTTTATACGCGCTATTGCGCGTTGGAATTATCCACGCGTATATTCGCGTCAATTCAACGACTTGCGCGCGCTGTCCACATCGAACTCCCCGAGCGTTTTGCAGTTCACCGTCTCGGGGCGCGCAGTCCTCATCGGAAACGCGTGGCCATAGTCCGGCACGAGTTCCACCCGCAGTACCGCGTCGCTTTGGCGACCCCATCATCCGGGACCCGCCGCTCCACCGAGCGGGTCTCCGCTTCGCCGTCGTTGATCGCGCTCGTGCGCGGAACGATGGTGCGCTCCGCTGTCTTCGCCACGCAGCGTCCGAGCCCGATCGCCGTCCTCCACGCGATCGCCCCGATCATCTCCGCCGTTGTCCCCATCGCCACGGCGATGGCGACGACGTCATGTACCTGGCTGTCCAGCACCTGGTTCGTTCGTCGCCTGCGCGAGACCGCGCACGGCGCCCAACGGACTCTCCCCTGCGCGTGCCTCCTGGAGGCCGCGTAGCACAATCCGCAGCGGCGCATGCGCTGCGCGGGTTGTGTGCTCACCGTTCCACCGGGGGAACGGGAGCACGATCCACCTCCTCGAGAGGAGAGTTGTTCCAATGGCTCCTGCCAAGAAGGCCGCCAAAAAGGCGGCGAAGAAGGGTGGCCGCAAGGTCGCGAAGAAAGCTGCACGCAAGACCGTGAAGAAGGCTGCGAAGAAGGCGGCC
The window above is part of the Gemmatimonas aurantiaca genome. Proteins encoded here:
- a CDS encoding glycine C-acetyltransferase; this encodes MSELSRELQAELDALTAAGTYKRLNHLEGPQGARVRMEGRGEVIVLSSNNYLGLANEPAVVQAGIDALHHFGAGTASVRFICGTFTVHRELEAALARFVGTDASLSYVSAWNANEALTPTIAREGDFVISDALNHASIIDSVRLAKAITKCTTAVYKHADMDDLREKLRANAGAKRKIIWTDGVFSMEGSIAKLPEILQIARDEGAIVVMDDSHATGVLGKTGRGTAEHFGVIGEVDIITSTLGKALGGAAGGFIAGPASLCDIMTQRSRPQLFSNALPPTVAASALAAVQYTEAHPERVTRLHENTRYFRAAIQEAGFAPLPGETPIVPIIVGETALAIRMSDLLLERGVFVTGFGFPVVPQGQARVRCQVSAAHTRDDLDAVVAAFKDAGRVAGIV
- the tdh gene encoding L-threonine 3-dehydrogenase; this encodes MKALVKQTAGRGLTLTDVPVPTIRDDEVLIRVRRAGVCGTDVHIYEWDAWAAGRCKPPFVVGHEFAGDVVAVGSFVETVKVGDRVTAEGHIVDERSLFSRTGNAHADPSTRIIGVDRDGCFAEFIAMPATNVWHLDDAISYDIGGIHDPMGNAFHTALTAEIPGAVVLITGCGPIGAFAVGICKAAGAARIIATDVNPRRLELARTMGAHDAVHPDQARDAVMAASDGHGADVVLEMSGVPSAVHQAFALARPAGRVNMLGIPSRSIDIDFATEIIFKGLTIYGVVGRRMYDTWHQMSRFIRAGIFDPTPVITHRLPLEAVDEAMHLIKSGEAGKIIFTID